The following nucleotide sequence is from Pandoraea thiooxydans.
CTCACCGTTGAGCAGCATCATCGCGTAGTCGAATTGAGCCAGCCGGTTGCCTTGGCCGGCCGCCTGGCGAAACTGCGCCAATGCCTGCTTCCGATGCCCCGCCTGATAATTGTGAACGGCCTGCTCGGTCAATTTTTTTGCCGGCGGCGCCTGGGCGGCGTCTGCCGACAATGAAAACCCCGCCATCGCAACACAGCAGACAAGCGCCATCGACGCGATCCGCCCCACGTTTTGCCATGCCTTCATGAAAAACCTCCGACGCTTCAGTGCATTTGGTTGAACATCTGTCGCTTAGTCGGTATGGGAGCGAAATCCTGACACCCGGCTCGTTGCACTGAGCATCATAGCCCGATCCTCTCGAACCGGTGCGGCGAGCGGTCGGCTAGCGGCAGACTTCCGCCCAGCAGTTCGGCGTTTCATATAGACGCACCCGCGCCAGACGCAGATTGACGCCGTAATGGGCGTCGAATACCGCGGCCAGGATATCGAAAGCCACAGCCGCAAGATTCTCGACCGTCGGCACGCGATCCAGCACGACCGTCTTGTGATCCGGCAACGTGTCGAGAAACCCTCTGACGGCAGCGTCGTTCTCGTAGACCAGGAAGGCGTGATCCCAGACGTCGATCAGGTGCTCGCGTGCGAGCGTCTTGACGTCGGCGAAGTCCATCACCATGCCGTTGTCGGAGGCGCCCTCGTGCTGCATGATCTCGCCGCACAGGGTGATTTCCAGGACGTAACGATGGCCATGCAGATTACGGCACTGGCTCCGATGATCGGGAATGCGGTGACCTGCGTCGAATTCAAGTTTTCGGGTAATCGTAATCACGCAAAATGGCTCTTCAATGAGGAGACAGCCTTGCGGCCGGCGTCGCGCGTTGCCGCGCCCGCCCCGCCAACCGGGCCAGGCGCCCCCTCTAGGGGATGTTCAAATATTTGTGCGTTTGCATCGACAGTCGCCAGCGCGGATGTTGCTTGCAATAGTCGATCGCCCAACGCGTGTTGGCCTCGCGCAGCGGGCCGTCCATCGGTTGCAGATAAAAGTGCTCGAAGTCCAACGCCTCGTAGTCGGCCAGCGACTGACGCGCCTGCGGCACCACCACTTTCAGCTCATGTCCGCGCGTCACGACCAGCGGCGCATCCGCCTTCGGGCTGACGCAAACCCAATCGATCCCGGGCGGCACCGGTTGGGTGCCGTTGGTCTCGATCGCGATACGGAAGTGTGCGCGATGCAGCGCGTCGATCAATGGCGCATCGAGCTGCAGCAACGGTTCTCCGCCGGTACACACGACGAAGCGATGCGCGCTGTCGCCGGCAGGCCAGAGCGACGCGATGCGTTCGGCCAGGGCTTCCGGCGTCGCATATTTTCCGCCGTTCTCGCCATCGGTGCCGACAAAATCGGTATCGCAAAAGCGGCACACCGCGTCGGCGCGGTCCTGCTCCCGGCCAGTCCACAGGTTGCAGCCCGCAAAACGGCAAAACACGGCCGGCCGGCCGGCGTTGGCGCCCTCGCCCTGCAAGGTGTAGAAAATTTCCTTGACGGTATAGGTCATTGTCCGCCCTGGGCTCGATAGCCCTCGTATCCGCGGCGACGCAACTCGCACGCCGGGCATTCGCCGCAACCGTAGCCCCAGGCGTGCAACTCGCCTCGCTCGCCGAGGTAACACGTATGTGTGGCCTCACGCACCAGTTCGACCAAAGCCGCGCCGCCCAGCGAATGCGCAAGCTGCCAGGTCTGCGTCTTGTCGATCCACATCAGCGGCGTCTCGACGATGAAACGGCGGTCCATGCCAAGGTTGAGCGCCACCTGGAGCGCCTTCATGGTGTCGTCCCGGCAATCCGGGTAACCGGAGAAGTCAGTCTCGCACATGCCGCCGACCAGCACGCGCAGGCCGCGCCGATAGGCAATGGTAGCGCCGATCGTCATGAACAGCAGGTTACGGCCCGGCACGAAAGTGTTGGGGAGATGATCCGCGCTCATCGCAATCGAGACTTCGCGCGTCAAGGCGGTGTCGCTGATCTGACCCAGCACCGACAGATCGATCATGTGATCCTCGCCCAGCCGCGGGCTCCACGCCGGAAATTCGGCGCGCAGGCGTGCCAGCACATCGGTGCGGCAATCCAGCTCGACCCGGTGGCGCTGGCCGTAATCGAAACCGAGGGTTTCCACCCGCGCATAGCGCGCCAGCGCCCAGGCCAGGCAAGTGGTCGAGTCCTGTCCGCCGGAGAACAGGACCAGTGCGGTATCTTCCGATATTGTCATGATCACATGTACGCAAATTCCCCTGCCGCGGGGATTCCCGCGCCGAGTCCATCGCACGTGCGGGACCGCGGCGGGCTCTGGCGGCGGCCATTTTGCCAGGCCGCACAAGAGGCGGGCAAAACCGTCGCAAAACGCAAAAAGGGCTTGCATGACTGCAAGCCCTTGGTGTTCTTGGTGGCCTGGGACGGAATCGAACCATCGACACACGGATTTTCAATCCGCTGCTCTACCAACTGAGCTACCGGGCCAAGGAAGCGAGATTATAAGCAAATCCCTGTTTGACTGCAAGCCGCATGCAACAAATAGGCGGCGCGTCAACGTTCGTGCTTGGCCCTGCTCAGTTCGACCCCCAATTGCTTGAGCTTGCGATACAGATGCGTGCGCTCCAGCCCGGTTTTCTCGGCCACGCGCGTCATGCTGCCGTTTTCCTTGGTCAGGTGATACTCGAAATAGGCACGCTCGAAGGCGTCGCGCGCCTCGCGCAGCGGAACGTCGAACGAAATGCCGGAAGCCGACGCCGGCGCAGTACCGTCATGCGAGCTGGCTCGGCTTGCCACGCCACCGCCGAAGCCGTCCTCGTCGATATCGCCATAGCCGTCCGACTCGTCGCCACCGCCCGCGGCTTCTACGCCAGCCGCGTCGGCCGCACCCGCCTTGCCCTGGCCCGCGTCCTGTCTGCCGTGGGCGAGTCCTTGCGCCACCGCTTGCAGCAATTTCTGCAACGCGATCGGCTTCTCGAGGAAATTCAGCGCGCCGATCTTGGTCGCCTCGACCGCGGTATCGATCGTCGCATGCCCGGACATCATGATGACCGGCATCGTCAGCTGGCCCTGGGCGGCCCACTCCTTGAGCAGTGTCACACCGTCGGTATCGGGCATCCAGATGTCGAGCAGGACCAGATCCGGAACCTGCTGCGCGCGATAGGCGCGCGCAGCCTGTGCGTTCTCCGCCACTTCCACCACATGACCTTCGTCGCTGAGGATCTCCGAGAGCAACTCCCGGATACCCATTTCGTCGTCCACCACCAAGATGGTTGCCATTTACGCTACCTTCGTGTGTTCCACCGTCTGCTCGCCGGACGGCGCAGGGTCTTCTTTCAACTGCGTGAACAGAATTGCGATCTGCGCGCCGATCACGCCCTCACCATTGGGCCCCGGTCGATTCCGGATGTCGATGCGCGCGTCATGCTCATCGATGATCTTCTTGACCATCGCCAACCCCAGCCCGGTTCCCTTGGCCTTGGTGGTGGCATACGGCTCAAAGGCGCGAGTGAGGATGCGCGCCGAAAATCCCGGGCCGCTGTCGGTAACTGTCAAGCGCACCGCATTGCGCTTGTGCGCGCCATCGCGCGACTCGGCTTCTTTGTATTCTACTGTCTTCGTTTCAATACTGATAAGAGGGTTTGCGGATTCGGCGACCGCGTCCTGCGCATTTTGCAGCAAATTGTGAATCACTTGGCGCAATTGCGTGGGGTCGCCCCGAATGATCGGCAAATCGGCCGCCAGGTTGGCGGTGATGATATGACGGCTGCCGTCGTCGCCATACAGGCCCAGCACTTCGACGATCAGGTCGTTGAGCTGCAGGTTCTGCAACACGGCCGGCGGGGTACGCGCATAGTCGCGAAAATCGTCGACCATCCGTTTCATTGCCGCGACCTGATTGACGATCGTGGCGGCCCCTCGTCGGAGCACCTCAGCATCGGCCGGCGGCAGCTTGTCCGACAGCTTGTGCTGCAAGCGCTCGGCCGACAGTTGAATGGGCGTCAGCGGATTCTTGATCTCGTGCGCCAGCCTGCGCGCCACTTCGCCCCAGGCCGCCGAACGCTGGGCCGAGATCACATCGCTGATGTCGTCGAACACCACCACATAACCGCCGGTGTTTTGGCCGCCCTCCGGCAAGCGCGCTCCGCGCACCAGCAACGTCACGGGATCCGGCTCGTCGGGCAGCGTCAAGGCGATCTGATGCTGCCAGTGTCCGCCCGTGAGTTCGGCATTCGCGCCCTGATCGGCGAACGCCTTGCGCAGGATCGCGCCAAACTCCACCAAGGCAGGGATATCGCCCAGCAAGCGATTGAGCTCGTCCTGGAAGCTTTGCTTGAAAATACGTTCAGCGCCGGGATTGGCGGTCGTCAATCGAAACTCGTGATCGAACACGAACACGCCGGCCGTCAGATTGGAAAGGATGCTCTCGAGGTAGGCCTTGGAACTCTCCAGAGCCAACCGGTTATGCTCGACCGCGATGCGGGCATCGGCCAACTGGCGAGTCATCGCATTGAACGCCTGAGTCAGAAAACCGAGTTCGTCGTTGGTGCGCATCTCGTGCTTGGGCGTGTAGTCTCCCTCGGCCACCTCCTTGGTGCCCTTGGCCAGCAGGAACAGCGGGCGAGCCAGCTGGTTGCCCAGCGCCAGCGCCAGCATCATCGCCACGAAGGTCGCCAGGAACAGGCTCAAGGTCAGCGTGCCGATATACATTTTGCGCAGACCGGTCCGCCCCAGCGCCTTCTCCTGATATTCCCGATAAGCGGTCTGTACCGCCTCGGCGTTACTGGCCAGGTTGCGCGGCACCAGCTGGGTGACTTGCAGCAGCCGCTGGCTGCTGCGTAGCGACGCGCCATATGACGATGGTATGGGGATGATGACGAGCCAGCGCAACTGATTGTTTTGCGCATCGCTGCTCTTGATGTCGCCGCCGCTATCGATGCTTTCATTGCCTCCCTCGAAACCGGCGTAGCCGCCAGGCGCACGCGCCTGGCGCAATTCGAGGGCCGTTGGCGCCTGGGGCAGCAACTGACTGAAATTGCTCGATGCCGAGGCAAGCACGCGGCCATTGCTGTCGAGCACCGTGGCTTCCTGCAGACCGAACTGATCGCGCAGGCGCAGCAGGCCCAGCGATGAGGTCGGATCACCGCTTGCCGCGAGCTGATCCGCAACCAGATGCGCT
It contains:
- the queC gene encoding 7-cyano-7-deazaguanine synthase QueC, producing the protein MTISEDTALVLFSGGQDSTTCLAWALARYARVETLGFDYGQRHRVELDCRTDVLARLRAEFPAWSPRLGEDHMIDLSVLGQISDTALTREVSIAMSADHLPNTFVPGRNLLFMTIGATIAYRRGLRVLVGGMCETDFSGYPDCRDDTMKALQVALNLGMDRRFIVETPLMWIDKTQTWQLAHSLGGAALVELVREATHTCYLGERGELHAWGYGCGECPACELRRRGYEGYRAQGGQ
- the queE gene encoding 7-carboxy-7-deazaguanine synthase, whose protein sequence is MTYTVKEIFYTLQGEGANAGRPAVFCRFAGCNLWTGREQDRADAVCRFCDTDFVGTDGENGGKYATPEALAERIASLWPAGDSAHRFVVCTGGEPLLQLDAPLIDALHRAHFRIAIETNGTQPVPPGIDWVCVSPKADAPLVVTRGHELKVVVPQARQSLADYEALDFEHFYLQPMDGPLREANTRWAIDYCKQHPRWRLSMQTHKYLNIP
- a CDS encoding sensor histidine kinase, which encodes MANSDRLKRIVSRALVATVAVVALVLLILLALASANTEFFDRYYSWLYGANVAVALIFLLIFFSLIWIIVARLRQGKFGTRLLAKLAFYFALVGVLPGVIIYLVSLQFVSRSIESWFDVRVESALDSGLELGRAVLDNGLSDLRNKAHLVADQLAASGDPTSSLGLLRLRDQFGLQEATVLDSNGRVLASASSNFSQLLPQAPTALELRQARAPGGYAGFEGGNESIDSGGDIKSSDAQNNQLRWLVIIPIPSSYGASLRSSQRLLQVTQLVPRNLASNAEAVQTAYREYQEKALGRTGLRKMYIGTLTLSLFLATFVAMMLALALGNQLARPLFLLAKGTKEVAEGDYTPKHEMRTNDELGFLTQAFNAMTRQLADARIAVEHNRLALESSKAYLESILSNLTAGVFVFDHEFRLTTANPGAERIFKQSFQDELNRLLGDIPALVEFGAILRKAFADQGANAELTGGHWQHQIALTLPDEPDPVTLLVRGARLPEGGQNTGGYVVVFDDISDVISAQRSAAWGEVARRLAHEIKNPLTPIQLSAERLQHKLSDKLPPADAEVLRRGAATIVNQVAAMKRMVDDFRDYARTPPAVLQNLQLNDLIVEVLGLYGDDGSRHIITANLAADLPIIRGDPTQLRQVIHNLLQNAQDAVAESANPLISIETKTVEYKEAESRDGAHKRNAVRLTVTDSGPGFSARILTRAFEPYATTKAKGTGLGLAMVKKIIDEHDARIDIRNRPGPNGEGVIGAQIAILFTQLKEDPAPSGEQTVEHTKVA
- the queD gene encoding 6-carboxytetrahydropterin synthase QueD; amino-acid sequence: MITITRKLEFDAGHRIPDHRSQCRNLHGHRYVLEITLCGEIMQHEGASDNGMVMDFADVKTLAREHLIDVWDHAFLVYENDAAVRGFLDTLPDHKTVVLDRVPTVENLAAVAFDILAAVFDAHYGVNLRLARVRLYETPNCWAEVCR